In Mugil cephalus isolate CIBA_MC_2020 chromosome 20, CIBA_Mcephalus_1.1, whole genome shotgun sequence, the following are encoded in one genomic region:
- the LOC124998075 gene encoding leucine-rich repeat-containing protein 3B-like, giving the protein MSHAENLPLASSSSSSVVDVSPQRMLFFLLLLLIVRTPCPVVTASPPTMALWRHGNRVSIINICQHLETVDGGLTVRCSGLRLKQVPLGLSNRTTRLFLNKNLLTSLPADSFYDLFLLDELDLSYNQLSSLEAGCFSGLESSLSFLDLSSNRLSTLDPAVLGGLQVHANLTHNPWHCDCRMQLSVPQLVVDSSSLAEIVCQTSDISNPGAVGIPLVLLVEDWDLCLSVRRTTDILTLTTMLLWFLMLICYFVYYIRQNKLFARQHWDYLKFLENRVPFPDFTPA; this is encoded by the exons ATGTCCCACGCTGAGAATCTGCctctggcttcttcttcttcttcttctgtggtggacGTCTCACCACAGCGGatgctcttcttcctccttcttcttctgatcGTCCGCACCCCGTGTCCCGTGGTGACAGCATCGCCCCCGACAATGGCTCTGTGGCGCCATGGCAACAGAGTGTCCATCATCAACATCTGCCAACATCTGGAGACGGTGGATGGAGGACTGACGGTCCGCTGCAGTGGGCTCAGACTGAAgcag GTTCCTCTCGGGCTTTCTAATCGCACCACTCGTCTGTTTCTGAATAAGAACCTGCTCACCTCTCTGCCGGCTGACTCTTTCTATGATCTGTTCCTCCTCGATGAGCTGGACCTGTCATACAACCAG ctgTCCTCCCTGGAAGCTGGTTGCTTCAGCGGGTTGGAGTCATCTCTCAGCTTCCTGGACCTCTCATCCAATCGTCTGTCCACGTTGGACCCGGCGGTCCTCGGCGGGCTTCAGGTTCATGCCAACCTCACACACAACCCTTGGCATTGCGACTGCAGGATGCAG ctGTCAGTGCCGCAGCTGGTCGTAGACTCGTCGTCTCTGGCTGAAATTGTCTGTCAAACCTCCGACATCTCGAACCCTG GAGCTGTTGGGATTCCATTGGTCTTACTGGTGGAGGACTGGgatctgtgtctttctgtgagGAGAACCACGGACATATTGACGCTGACCACCATGTTGCTCTGGTTTTTGATGCTCATTTGTTACTTCGTCTATTACATCCGTCAGAACAAGCTGTTCGCCCGGCAGCACTGGGATTACCTGAAATTCTTGGAAAACCGTGTTCCTTTTCCCGACTTTACACCTGCATGA
- the psmd3 gene encoding 26S proteasome non-ATPase regulatory subunit 3: MKETSSKRREKAGGRDKDSKAEKAKEPGPEPQDVEMPEEEAANAVKQPKELDSLTLDDIKEHVKQIEKAVSGKEPRFVLRALRALPSTSRRLNTNVLHKAICGFFTNNATTREFLLGFLEEPMEMADGDVQFRPRTGKAAAAPLLPEVEAYLQLLLVVHLTNNKRYTEAQKVSDDLLQKIGSKNRRALDLVAAKCYYYHARVYEFLNQFDTIRSFLHTRLRTATLRHDADGQAVLLNLLLRNYLHFNLYDQAEKLVSKSVFPELANNNEWARYLYYTGRIKAIQLEYSEARRTLTNALRKAPQHTAVGFKQTVHKLLIVVELLLGEIPDRLQFRQPSLKRSLMPYFLLTQAVRTGNLAKFNQVLEQFGEKFQTDGTYTLIIRLRHNVIKTGVRMISLSYSRISLADIALKLQLDSPEDAEFIVAKAIRDGVIEASINHEKGFVQSKETMDIYGTREPQLAFHQRISFCLDIHNMSVKAMRFPPKAYNKDLESAEERREREQQDLEFAKEMAEDDDDSFP; this comes from the exons ATGAAGGAGACATCGTCCAAGCGGCGGGAGAAAGCGGGAGGCCGGGACAAGGACTCCAAAGCCGAGAAGGCGAAGGAGCCTGGGCCGGAGCCGCAGGACGTGGAGATGCCGGAGGAGGAAGCGGCTAACGCGGTTAAGCAGCCCAAAGAGCTGGACAGCCTGACCCTGGACG ACATTAAGGAGCATGTGAAGCAGATAGAGAAGGCGGTGTCGGGGAAGGAGCCTCGGTTCGTCCTCCGAGCTCTGCGAGCGTTGCCGTCCACCAGCCGCCGCCTCAACACCAACGTGCTTCACAAAGCCATCTGTGGCTTCTTCACCAACAACGCCACCACCCGAGAGTTCCTGCTCGGCTTCCTGGAGGAG CCAATGGAGATGGCGGACGGAGACGTCCAGTTTCGCCCGAGGACGGGGAAAGCGGCGGCGGCTCCTCTGCTGCCGGAGGTGGAAGCttacctgcagctgctgctggtggttcACCTGACCAACAACAAGAGATACACCGAG gCTCAGAAAGTGTCGGATGATCTGCTGCAGAAGATCGGCTCGAAGAACCGCAGAGCTCTGGATCTCGTCGCAGCTAAATGTTACTATTACCACGCCAGAGTGTATGAGTTCCTGAACCAGTTTGACACTATCCGCAG TTTCCTCCACACTCGCCTGCGGACGGCGACTCTGCGTCACGACGCCGACGGTCAGGCCGTGCTGCTGAACCTTCTGCTGAGGAACTACCTGCACTTCAACCTGTACGACCAGGCCGAGAAGCTGGTGTCCAAGTCCGTGTTTCCCGAACTGGCCAACAACAACGAGTGGGCCAGGTACCTCTACTACACAG GTCGTATCAAGGCCATCCAGTTGGAGTATTCTGAGGCTCGCAGGACTCTGACCAACGCTCTGAGGAAAGCTCCACAACACACTGCTGTGGGCTTCAAACAGACG gtTCACAAGCTGCTGATCGTGGTGGAGTTGTTGTTGGGAGAGATTCCTGACAGACTTCAGTTCAGACAGCCGTCACTTAAACGCTCCCTGATGCCGTACTTCCTGCTCACACAAG ccgTGAGGACGGGTAACCTGGCCAAGTTCAACCAGGTGTTGGAGCAGTTCGGAGAAAAGTTTCAGACCGACGGGACGTACACGCTCATCATCCGCCTCAGACACAATGTCATCAAGACCG gtgtgCGTATGATCAGCCTGTCGTACTCTCGTATCTCTCTGGCCGACATCGCCCTGAAGCTGCAGCTCGACAGTCCAGAGGACGCGGAGTTCATCGTTGCTAAG GCCATCCGTGACGGCGTGATCGAGGCCAGCATCAACCACGAGAAGGGCTTCGTCCAATCAAAGGAGACCATGGACATCTACGGGACCAGAGAGCCCCAGCTGGCCTTCCACCAGAGAATCTCCTTCTGCCTGGACATCCacaacatgtctgtgaag GCCATGAGGTTTCCACCTAAAGCTTACAACAAGGACCTGGAGTCAGCagag GAGCGTCGGGAGCGCGAGCAGCAGGATCTAGAGTTCGCTAAAGAAATGGCCGAAGATGACGACGACAGCTTCCCATGA
- the LOC124998091 gene encoding granulocyte colony-stimulating factor-like, with amino-acid sequence MDAPIVIAILHCFLFASLVRSAPVSSLTNCPPAFREAAEQAKTLVEKILQDIPAVHRATVNSESMNPSSPTTNLQVMATSMGIPASPVLKPLSERFTLDLCVSRMLEGSQLYHGLLGDLSKKLSGLEDLRVDLRDLQTHISKMKDAAQLGGDGSEQNPSLNLQSSFDVQVAAHVTLTQLRSFCHDLVRSLRAIANSSRP; translated from the exons ATGGACGCCCCGATAG ttATTGCCATCCTGCACTGCTTCCTGTTTGCATCTTTGGTCCGATCAGCTCCTGTTAGCTCGCTGACCAACTGCCCGCCGGCATTCAGAGAGGCGGCGGAACAAGCGAAGACGCTGGTGGAGAAAATCTTACAAGACATCCCAGCTGTGCACAGGGCCACCGTCAACTCGGAG AGTATGAACCCCTCTAGTCCGACCACAAACCTGCAGGTGATGGCCACGTCGATGGGCATCCCCGCCTCCCCCGTCCTCAAACCGCTGTCTGAACGCTTCACACTG GACTTGTGTGTGAGTCGTATGTTGGAGGGCAGTCAGCTGTACCACGGGCTCCTGGGAGATTTGTCCAAGAAGCTGAGCGGACTGGAAGACCTCAGAGTCGACCTGAGGGACCTGCAGACCCACATCAGCAAG atgaaAGACGCGGCCCAGCTCGGCGGCGACGGTTCGGAGCAGAACCCCAGCCTGAATCTTCAAAGTAGCTTCGACGTCCAGGTGGCGGCTCACGTGACACTGACGCAGCTGCGCTCCTTCTGCCACGATCTGGTGCGCAGCCTGAGAGCCATCGCCAACTCCTCCAGGCCATAA
- the samd14 gene encoding sterile alpha motif domain-containing protein 14, giving the protein MSAGLDDTDNVFDLNEAIPETELLDNSIQKGRAQLSVKTRRHRPSRSRYRDSVSSTEGDDSLDRKDSPIHSARSPLHLAMRGPSPDSLLSTRSPAFSFDTPLVRRSPEDGGASLAAPPRGRYHQLTNATSQEPLVTPSSSPSKSCPSSDCSPLYTRRNRRPDSEVLVSDTSRDTSPADPGSPTVVFDKKTKRRFLDLGVTLRRSYIRVRKDKSNRLSVGSREPSESPSRSSGSFVSFSWFTEGRGSLSSSGTPPCSPKIPPLSSPRPRKSHSQESALSEEFSPPHTSSSTSPPIDCSSSRSSHPYHTLSQSSDEPCDEPTSLVSSWTTQEVCQWLRGLNMEQYVPEFTERDIDGQELLQMDGNKLKALGVLSSSDRSTLKRRIKDIQTAAEKERKALDKLEKQKEKQRRKDQEQRKS; this is encoded by the exons ATGTCTGCCGGCCTGGACGACACTGACAACGTGTTCG ACCTGAACGAGGCGATCCCAGAGACCGAGCTGCTCGACAACAGCATCCAGAAAGGCCGAGCCCAGCTGTCCGTCAAAACGCGAAGGCACCGGCCCTCCAGGTCTCGTTACCGTGACAGCGTTAGCTCGACGGAGGGCGACGACAGCCTCGACAGGAAG GACAGTCCAATACACTCCGCCCGATCACCCCTGCACCTGGCAATGCGAGGCCCCTCTCCTGATTCTCTGCTGTCAACTCGAAGCCCCGCCTTCTCCTTTGATACACCGCTG GTGCGCCGCTCTCCAGAGGACGGTGGTGCTTCATTGGCTGCTCCTCCGCGGGGCCGGTACCATCAGCTGACCAATGCAACATCCCAGGAGCCTCTGGTGACGCCCAGCAGCTCGCCATCCAAATCCTGCCCGTCCTCCGACTGCTCTCCTCTTTACaccaggaggaacaggaggcCCGACAGCGAAG TGCTGGTTTCTGATACGAGTCGAGACACCAGTCCAGCTGATCCCGGCAGTCCGACCGTCGTCTTCGACAAGAAAACCAAGAGACGCTTCCTGGACCTAGG GGTAACTCTGAGACGATCATACATCAGAGTGAGAAAAGATAAATCCAACAGGCTCTCTGTGGGCAGCAG AGAGCCATCCGAAAGTCCGTCTCGGTCATCCGGATCTTTTGTCTCATTCTCCTGGTTCACTGAAGGGCGGGGGTCACTCTCGTCTTCTGGGACTCCACCCTGCTCCCCCAAGATCCCCCCGCTGAGCTCCCCAAGACCCCGAAAGTCTCACTCACAG GAGTCAGCTCTCAGTGAGgagttttctcctcctcacacctcctcctccacctctcctcccaTCGACTGCTCCTCTTCCAGATCCTCCCACCCGTACCACACCCTGTCTCAGTCCTCTGACGAG cccTGTGATGAACCCACATCGCTGGTCTCCTCCTGGACAACACAGGAGGTTTGTCAGTGGTTGCGAGGTCTCAACATGGAGCAGTACGTCCCAGAATTCACTGAGAGAGACATTGATGgacaggagctgctgcagatggACGGCAACAAGCTGAAG GCCCTGGGCGTGCTCAGTTCGTCCGACCGCAGCACCCTGAAGCGTCGCATCAAAGACATCCAGACTgcagcagagaaggagagaaaagccctggacaaactggagaaacagaaagaaaagcaacGGAGGAAAGACCAGGAGCAGCGGAAGAGCTGA